From the genome of Mucilaginibacter paludis DSM 18603:
TTTTACTGTAGTCGGAGACTACTGACATAGTCGTTCGGAGTCAGAGACTCCGAACAGCGAGGGCGAAGAAAAGACGGATTAGCAGTACAATAAATTTCACTTAGGCCTGAATACCTAACTGCCTGGATAAAAAGCCTCTCTGTAAAGTATTCTAAAAATCAGTCAAATATTAAATGGACGTGAGCAAACCGTAGGACGTTGATTCTCAATAGCGGCTAAAATGGGCCGGTTTGATCTTTAAATTAAGCTTGGCGTCAAATGCCCTTAACCTATATTCCCGGCTAAATATTTCTTTTGTAGAAAAACAAAGAAATAAAAGATTAAAAAATCAATCAATCAAATAATATAATCAAAAGTTAATAAATAAATTAACTAAAATGTAAAATATACGATATTATATAACAAACAGAGTTTTTATTTATTTTTGAATAAATAAAATAAATATGAAACAAAAATTATCCTTATTCATCGCTCTTACTTTGCTGTGTACTTTTAAAGTGTTTTCGCAAGGAAGTAAACAGATTTTCGAATCGCCAAAATTGAAAGAGTGTGTCAAAAATCATCATTTAGTAGCCATACTGCCCTTTGATGTAAAGATCAGTTACAAAAAACCGCCTAAAGACTTCAGCGCCGAAGCCAACAGGGACCAGGAGTTAAAAACCGGAAAAAGCATCCAGTCAGGCCTTTACACCTATTTACTAAGAAAAGCAGATAAATATACCGTAACATTTCAAGACATAGATAAAACCAATATTATGCTTAAAAAACTTAAGCTAATTGACAGCCTGGACTCTCATACCAAAGACGATATCGCTAAGGCATTAGGAGTAGATGCGGTAATATTCGGCCGTTATGATGAGCAATCCACAAGAACACAGGCAGCGGCAATTGCAACAGCAGTATTGTTTGGTTTTGGAGGAAAAACGGGTGACTCATCTTTCACCATGTCGATAGGAAATGGCGCCGATGGCGAATTATTATGGAGATATTATAAAAAGATGAACGAAGGCATGTTCACCTCGTCAGAAGATGTGATGGAGCAGCAGATGAAAAAATTAGCCAGAAATTTCCCTTATTCAAAATAATAAAATGAAGCAGTTCCTTCCCAACGGTGGGAGCTGCTTATCTATTCATCTCTTCTTTAATGGCTCTTTCCAACTCATTAACATGTTGCGAGCCTATAATATACACTAAACCATCACGGTCGGTTAAATGCACGGCGTCATTGCCGGAGGTAAAAAAGCGTATAGTCCCTTTTTTATGCAGGTTATAAACCGGGTTATTAAATAAATACCGGCTGTAAGTTCCCTTTTCAACTTTCACAATACTGTTCAGGTCTATCTTAACCAAACGAGTTGTCCATAAACCATCCAGGATGATGCTTTTGTTTTTTACGCTGGTGCGGAAATGAAGCAGAAAGCCCATGATAACCGATATGGATAAGATGCCGAAGCCTACCACAAGCAACAAATCGCTGTTACGCTCCCTGTCGCCGGTAAAAAAATAGATGATAAAGCAAAAAATGGCCAATACAAGGCGTATGGTAATAGGTATCCATTCGCGCCCCAGGTATTGTTTCTCCATGAAAACAGGTTTGTCGCTCATAAATTCAACTTGTACAGTTCGAAGATAATAACTTTTTCGGTGTGTTCACTTACTTTATATCGCTCATCGGGCCGGTGGCCTGCTATCCATATCACCTCGCCGTTTCCGTTAATCAATATAGGTATCTGGTCCTTTTGATGAAGGGGGATTTTTTCGTTCACAAAAAAATCGCTTAATTTTTTTTTGCCTTTCATCCCCATAGGGCAAAAATAGTCTCCCTCCTGCCAGCTGCGTATGGTTAAAGGGAATATTAATTTGTCCGCATTTGCAGATAGCGCCATGGGGTTATCCCGTATAATCAGCGGCGAATCGTCATGAAGCAGTGTTATTTTAAATTGGCTATAATACACTTCGTGATCATTTTGATGAATTAAAACCGGGCCGGGCCGCTCACGGCGTTTACTTAAAATCAGTTTATCCCTGTCGAGCAGTAGCACAAAACCCTGAGACTCAAAAACGCGGCCCGCATGTTTATCCAGCGAAGCCATCACATCTTCAATAACCGGTTCGCTAAAACCATACGGATGGAGCAAACCATAGAGCAGCAAACGTTGTGGATATAAGCTTTTAACAGCGGAAATATGAAGATGTATCTCATCCCCAACCTGCACCATCATTTGCTGCTTTAATTGCTCCAACTGGTGGTTAAGCAATAATTCCAACTCGCGGAACCGTTCCATATTACGGTCGAAGGTTTCTTCGAGCTTCGGGTTTAACTCTTTAAGCGGTGGGATTACCTGGTGCCGTATCTTATTGCGCGCGTATTTGGACGATGCATTGGAACTATCTTCCATAAAATGCAAGCCATTTTGATCAACAATGGTGTCAATTTCGTCGCGGTTTAAAAAAAGCAAAGGCCTAACCAGGTAGCCGTTTTGGGGCAGGATGCCGTGCATACCGGCAATACCAGTACCCCGTGTTAAATTGAGCAATATAGTTTCAACCGAATCGTTCTGGTGGTGTGCAACAGCAATATAGCTATAACCATGTTCATTGCGAATTTGCTCAAACCAGGTATAGCGCAAATCGCGGGCAGCCATTTGGGTTGAAATTCCGTTTTGCCGGGCATAAGTTTGTGTATCAAAACTAATGGTATGGAACGGCACGGTTAATGCATCAGCTAATTGACTGGTAAAAGCCTGCTCGGCTTGAGCTTCATCAATCCTTAGCTGAAAATTACAATGGGCTATGCCAAAATTGAAGCCTGCCTGTTTGAGCAAATGTGCCAGTACAACCGAATCGCGGCCGCCGCTTACAGCAACAAGCAGACGGTCGTTTTGGGTAAAAAGTTGATTTTGCGCAATAAAATTTAAGAAACTTTGTACAGGCAGCATTCATCAAAATTATTTAATTTAATTACCTCAACCAAAAAACTAATTTTGCTTTGTGAATAAATATTTTTTGATCATCGTTTTATTGTGGATAACCGGTACAGCAGCCGCTCAGAAAAAGAGTTCGCCGCTGCATATTTTACGTTCGGAACGCGCCCATGGTTTGAAAAAAGACGGTGTAGATGTACTTATTACCTATAAGGCGGTTTTCCAGCAGGATAACGCCATACTCAGCTCGGATAGTGCCTATTTTTATCAAAAAGCCAACGCCTTTGATGCCTTTGGCCATGTTTTAATTACGCAAGGCGATACTTTGCATATTTATGGCGATAAACTGAACTATAACGGCAATACTAAAGTTGCCATTATGACGGATAACGTACGCATGGTTGATAAAGATGCCACCCTGACCACCAACTACCTCACCTATAGCACAGCCACCAAAATAGGCACCTACACGGGTGGCGGCAAACTGGTAAATAAAGAAAATACGCTGGTGAGTAAAAACGGCTGGTACTTTACCTCTAACCGTGATGCTTATTTTAGGTACGATGTTGTGTTGACAACTACCGACGCTATTATCAAAACCGATACCCTGAAATATAATTCGGGCTCACGTATTGCTTATTTTTTAGGCCCAACCAATATTTACGGTAAAAAAGACAAAGATACCCTGTATACCGAAAATGGCACTTACAATACCCAAACCGAGCAGGCCTTTTTTGGAAAGAATAATATGTGGAAGCAAAAAACAAAGTCGCTCAAGGGCGACAGTTTATTTTACGACCGCCTAATTGGCTATGGAAAGGCCGTAAAACACGTTACGTTTTTTGACAGCGAACAAAAAATCATTATGAAGGGCGACTTGGGCGAACACTTTAAAATAGGCGAACGCACCCTGATGACCCAGCACCCCTACGTGGTTTTTATTACCGAAGAGAAAGTCGATTCCACTAAAAAAGATTCGGCAACGGTTAAACCAGTGCCGGCTACCAACAAAAAACCAACTTTCACCGCCCCGAAGAACTCGATGCCCATTGTGGACCCTGCACAGCTCAATGCCCAACTTAAGACCATCAAAAATGTTGTCCCGCTTCCAATTTCAGATTCGCTTCAATCAAAAGCCATCAAAGCCGCTAAAACAATAAATCCTAAAACGGCAGCCGCTGTGATGGATTCTGTACAATCGAAACTAAACAAAAAGGATAAAAACAATAAACCCGCTGTGGCTAAGGCACTGGCTCCGATTACAAAGGACACCTCGCACATTAAGCGAGATTCCATCTTTATGACTGCCGATACCATTGAAACCCAGATATTAACCTATAAGGACCTCAAAGCGTTAAAAGAAGTGCGCAGGATAGCAGCCGAAAGGGCAAGAGATACTTCCATCAAAAACATACCGAGCATAGTATATAAAAAGCCGGTTAAACATTTAGATATTGTACCGTTAAGCATACCGCCCGATACTACCGTATTCCATCGTAACTATTTTAAAAACGTAGTAGTAAAAAAAGACACAACGCAACTTAAACTGGCGGCAAAACCTGTTAAAAAGCCGGCAAGGGCGGCACCTAAAAATATTGTAGTGGGTATTGATTCGGTTAACCTGACGCAAACCGTTGACCTGAGTGATACGGCAAGGGTGCGCATTTTAACCGCTGCTCATCATGCCAA
Proteins encoded in this window:
- the tilS gene encoding tRNA lysidine(34) synthetase TilS, giving the protein MLPVQSFLNFIAQNQLFTQNDRLLVAVSGGRDSVVLAHLLKQAGFNFGIAHCNFQLRIDEAQAEQAFTSQLADALTVPFHTISFDTQTYARQNGISTQMAARDLRYTWFEQIRNEHGYSYIAVAHHQNDSVETILLNLTRGTGIAGMHGILPQNGYLVRPLLFLNRDEIDTIVDQNGLHFMEDSSNASSKYARNKIRHQVIPPLKELNPKLEETFDRNMERFRELELLLNHQLEQLKQQMMVQVGDEIHLHISAVKSLYPQRLLLYGLLHPYGFSEPVIEDVMASLDKHAGRVFESQGFVLLLDRDKLILSKRRERPGPVLIHQNDHEVYYSQFKITLLHDDSPLIIRDNPMALSANADKLIFPLTIRSWQEGDYFCPMGMKGKKKLSDFFVNEKIPLHQKDQIPILINGNGEVIWIAGHRPDERYKVSEHTEKVIIFELYKLNL
- a CDS encoding OstA-like protein; its protein translation is MNKYFLIIVLLWITGTAAAQKKSSPLHILRSERAHGLKKDGVDVLITYKAVFQQDNAILSSDSAYFYQKANAFDAFGHVLITQGDTLHIYGDKLNYNGNTKVAIMTDNVRMVDKDATLTTNYLTYSTATKIGTYTGGGKLVNKENTLVSKNGWYFTSNRDAYFRYDVVLTTTDAIIKTDTLKYNSGSRIAYFLGPTNIYGKKDKDTLYTENGTYNTQTEQAFFGKNNMWKQKTKSLKGDSLFYDRLIGYGKAVKHVTFFDSEQKIIMKGDLGEHFKIGERTLMTQHPYVVFITEEKVDSTKKDSATVKPVPATNKKPTFTAPKNSMPIVDPAQLNAQLKTIKNVVPLPISDSLQSKAIKAAKTINPKTAAAVMDSVQSKLNKKDKNNKPAVAKALAPITKDTSHIKRDSIFMTADTIETQILTYKDLKALKEVRRIAAERARDTSIKNIPSIVYKKPVKHLDIVPLSIPPDTTVFHRNYFKNVVVKKDTTQLKLAAKPVKKPARAAPKNIVVGIDSVNLTQTVDLSDTARVRILTAAHHAKIFKSDLQAKADSIFFSYSDSVARMYVHPMIWVQGSQLSADTINLQMKHKQLDNLEMYPSSFIVNIEKGDSTHFNQVGGKKMRGFFRNSKLYRMFVFANAETIYFARDSLKVTEMHRTISSKISVGFKNNEPLDIKWFVKPDARYTAIAKVKDDDKVLKGFLWKPQDRPVSKESIIPSESNVPSKKTNGKKVPDKKASAKPGAIPTVKPVLKTGSDSLKVKTDTLQRFKLKADSIKTKKDSVKIKKDTVKIK